Proteins encoded together in one Deferribacterota bacterium window:
- a CDS encoding ABC transporter ATP-binding protein: MVNLININKTYIVNEKPLTVLNNINLKIEKGEFIAIMGPSGSGKTTLMNIIGLLDTPNSGKYYLDDIDISKLDDDQMSELRNKKIGFIFQSFYLIQYLTILENIMLPIYYSDKIPSKYIDRAYNLLENLGLKDKAKVKPNQLSGGQQQRIAIARALMNDPEIILADEPTGQLDSERSHAIMKYIKKLNDDGKTIIVVTHESTIAKYAKKIIKIVDGKIT; encoded by the coding sequence ATGGTTAATTTGATCAATATAAACAAAACATACATTGTAAACGAAAAGCCACTTACTGTATTAAATAACATAAACCTAAAAATTGAAAAGGGTGAATTTATTGCAATTATGGGTCCATCTGGCTCTGGCAAAACAACTTTAATGAATATAATAGGACTCCTTGATACGCCAAATAGTGGAAAATATTATCTTGATGATATAGATATATCAAAACTAGATGATGATCAAATGTCAGAATTAAGAAATAAAAAAATTGGTTTTATTTTTCAATCTTTTTATCTAATCCAATATCTTACAATATTAGAAAATATAATGCTACCAATATATTATTCAGATAAAATACCATCAAAATATATAGATCGTGCATATAATCTATTAGAAAATCTTGGCTTAAAAGATAAAGCAAAGGTTAAGCCAAACCAACTTTCAGGCGGACAACAGCAAAGGATTGCAATAGCAAGAGCACTAATGAATGATCCAGAGATCATACTAGCAGATGAACCAACAGGTCAATTAGATAGTGAGCGTTCTCATGCTATTATGAAGTATATTAAAAAACTTAATGATGATGGTAAGACTATTATAGTTGTTACCCATGAAAGTACAATTGCAAAATATGCAAAAAAGATTATAAAGATTGTTGATGGCAAAATAACTTAA